Below is a genomic region from Betta splendens chromosome 8, fBetSpl5.4, whole genome shotgun sequence.
ATCGAGGACGACCTGCACATACCAGACACAGGCCAGGCTGCACAGCCGCcatcagccgccgccgcctgcagGTCGGAGGGTTTGTGAGCGAGAACGGGGGGGTGAGGAAGGGGGAGagcaggcggcggaggaggggggTTCCAAACAGCTGGATCAGCAGAAGCCTCTGTCCCTACAGCTCCCACACCCACGCTTCTTCCATCGCTCttgtcctcttcctcatccgGTCCCATCCCGAATCCAGAGTCTGGGGTCTGCAGCTGCCATTTCAGGACCTCATATGCTGGAGGAGCGGCGGACGTGGGGCAGAGTGAGACGTGAAGGTTGCGACCGTTATGAAAAGTGTGCAAATCATCTTCATAGGTGAAGTAGGCAGCACTGGGGTCGGTGCGGGCCGAGCTGCCGGACGAGGGGGACCGGAAGTAGCCCAGGTTAtagaagacggaggaggaggaggaggagaagttgTCGCCAACGCCGCTGGTGTCCGAGTCCGAGTAACTCTGGAAATGAAGCAGggcgctggtggagctggaggagggggaggtggggggggggcacgtgccagctctcacacacctccaccGGAGAGATGGGATCCAGAGCCTCGGCCGTGAAGAAAGAGTCAGACGCTGACAGGGGGTTGAGCCATTTctaggaggaagaagaggagattTAGAGCAGCGTCAACAATTAGAGGAGAAACGTCAGTGTCAGCAGTACGACAGACAGCCTCCAGGAGGCAGTGGCTGGAGCAGAGCCGGCTGCATCATGAGCACGGTCCTCCTGCATCCAGGCTCAAAGGGGAATCACACACTGCAGCCTGAGTCCAGCTCTTCTGTCGTTTAACACAAATGTCGCGAGGTTCACAGTTTAAAGGTCTGTtcaaataaaaatctaattggtaaacgctgctgcagagcaaagtGATGGTGTCCCAGCACTGGGCCCTGGGGCTCCACACACGTCCCACATAACACAGGTTTTTAAAATCACTAGTTTGAGGCAGAAGGACAAAATCAGTTTTTCCAGTAAGTCATGTGTGTGGGGCTCAGTATGAAGTTTAAGCAGATTATAAAACatctgtcagtgtgtgagtAAACATCATTTTTACCTTTAGGTTTCCTTTGTGCACAGAGTGGAGACTGTGGAAGTATTTGGACGGACTTGGAACAGGATTTCCTTTGAGACGCCTGAAGCTGCAAAGTAGCAGGTTAAACATagtaaaatacacacacacacacacacacacacacacacacgcacgcacgcacgcacgcacgcacacgcacacgcacacacacacgcacacacacacgcacacacacacacacacacacgcacacacatacacacacacgcacacgcgcacacacacacacacacacacacacacacacacacatacacacacacacacacacacacatacgcacacacacactcacatgcacacacacaagcacgcacgcacgcacacacacacacacacacacacacacacacacacacgcacacacacgcacacacacacacacacacacagagcacgcTCACCTGACGACTGCGCAGCCCCCGTAAATGATCAGCGGTAAAACCACAAGGCCGGCGCTGAGCAGAAGTCCCCACTTCACCCAGAACCGGTCTGAAACAGAGCGCCGGCGTCAGCAGCCGGACGGACCAGGACCGTCCGACCACCTGCACCTGAGGTCCTCCTACCTTGGACCCGGGGCTCGTCCGCGTCCGCCCCCATCCAGGACGCAGCCggactccagctgctccactggcCGTTCTGGCTCCTCGGGTagcggacccggacccggacctgcCACCTGCCCGGCATTTGGGCCGAGGGCACTTCTATCATCCGGTGTTCCGTGAACAAAGTCTTGGCCTCCTGATGAAGGAACGTGTGGCGCAGGTAAATCAACAGACTGTGGCACTTATCGTGTGAGCAGCACGGGCTGCTTAGTATTCACATGACGTACGTGTGAAACCTCAATTAGCCTGAGCTAAATAAATGTGAGCATAGAAACATCACCGAAAGGGAAGTAGCAGACGATGACGTGCAGAGAAGCAGTGACACAGAACACGACTGCACCGCGTTAATGCTCTGAAATGACTAATCAAACTCTGTCCAGCTGTgaagaaaacagctggaagagGAGGCGGACTGAAATGAATGCATGGAATGAAAAGGAGCGCTGAGCGGTCAGTGTGCAGGTGTGACTGCTGGTGAGTGGCTCTCATGTGGCACCTGTCGCTGTGAGGATGCtctacacacacgcagccagtGGATCTGCTTGTGAAAGCACTACGTAGACTCTCACCTTCCACATCTGCTCTTCCTGTGCGACCTGCACTTCGAAGTTCTGGATGTCGATGTACACGGACAGAGGACTGCCAGGGCTCCACTCTATCCTGGTGTAATTGGTGGACTTGTTGACGGTGGGGAGACCTGGAGGATTCAGCCTGACTGCACACGTACACAAAGGCCGCAGTCAACAACAGTTGCTTCCCGGCGTCGATGAAATCAGTTCTACGGGTTTAAGAAGGACTCACTGTGATGGAGGGGCTTATAGTGCAGGATGGCGTCCACCGTGGTGCCGTTACACTCCATGCTGATGTTGGGCATGGACTCCATCTTGTTGAACTATGGAGGGAGCGCGTTGTTAGTGTCTGAGCGGATCAAAGAGGCTCTTGCTTGGCTGCTGCTACATTTCGTGTTGGTTACCTCGTTTTCAAAGGCgaagctgcagcctggagtGGAGCCATGGAGCCTCAGCTTGCAGCTTCGCCTGAGGGAAACCAGGCACACGCTCACATTTCAAACGTTTGCATCTGCTTCACAGAGGCTCCAAAAGAAACGGAGCACATGGACCCGAAGACAGGTCAGGGAAGGTCTTACGTGATCACTATCTGGGTTCTTCTCTCCATTAACTTCCAGGTGGTCTTCCTACCAGTGACCCAGCAGTCCACaccaggagccggcggcggTGGGTTCCCGTCCCACGTACAGCTGACGGTGCTGACGAAGTCATTCAGACAGGAGAGTCCTCGAGGGCCTgagacaaaacaagcagcagcagagattaGACAGCGGCTCTTTATCGGTGGCAGGAGGACGAACATGAGCTCCACTGcgctgctctgcagctgtgacGCATCTCTGTGCTCCTGGTGAAGCGTGGACACAGACACGGGTCCGCTTCTGAACATGTGCTGTACCTTTGTGTGAGTGAGCGGCGCGGGCCGagacctgaagcagcagcaggaataaGGAGCACGGCAGCTCCATGGCCGTCGCAGCCACTGCAACACAGGGAAACCAACACCATCACATGAGAACGAAGCCTGACGACAACAAGCAGCGTCTTTAATGAAACCCATAGAAACCTGCTTGTGAAACCTGAAAGTTGAAAGTACATGCGCCGCCCGCTGCCACCGGAGTCTTTATGTAAAGTGAGAAAACAGCACTTGATGTCCACACACGAAacactgaaactgactgaacagCACCTGTGACGGAGCGCTGGCAGAAAACGCGCTAACTGGCTGATACAGAACCACTGAGTTCACGACCAGCGGCTGATAATAAAGCTGAGAATAGAACGGAGCTGACGTAGGAAATCTTTTTAAACCTCGGACATTGTGTGACTCAAAGAACTGAGCTTTTTCATGAAGTCCGACACATTATCAGCAGTTTGAGTCAATTGTGGCCGTGACTCCACCAAACCCTGAGCTCACTGGGACACGAGTGACTGTGTGAACGTAGCAGGTGAAGCTGTCATTGAAGTgcacataataaacatttacagtggAAACAGAGGCACTTGTTCCATGTAATAACATTAAGATCAGCTGTGGAAACCGACCAGACGACCACAACGAGCAACACGGTTATGACTCAAACACATGGAAACACATCGATACTCCACATTCTGCTCGTACGGCGTTAACCAGGACACGATTGGTAAAAGGTGAAACCGTACCTGTGTCGTGggtcagtgaaggcagcaggtGCTCGCTGGGAGGAAACGCATTACTGCCTCCTGCTCTGGACTAATTCAGATTTCCTCTTGTGCTGCGTCTTTGTGTCCCTCAGTCTTTTTACTggtacctctctctctctctctctctctctctctctctctctctctctctctctctctctctctctctccgtcactCACGCTCATCCTTCTGTCTCCTCTTTCACGCCCCTCTCTTTTCATCTAAGTGCCCAGTGACATTTTCCACTTGTAACCGCAGCTTCACAGGAAGTCTTGTGAACCTGTGAGTgatacacagacacatagagagagagagaggatgggccggggaggaggaggaggagcaggaggaggagcaggaggacccaGCGGCTCCTCCTGCTACCTGGACCCCAGCGCAGCCAGATAATAATTCAGCTGAAAGCAAGAAATACAAAGCAACACCACATCCTGTTTCAATCACAACATAAAGCGGGTTGTATAAAAAGGACCTTGCACCTATGAAGTGGTTTATGTCAATGAAACTCGGCTAAAGTGAACATTTGGAGGATTGAGGAGGCAAAACGCACCAGATTTAGTCCCATGGATTGTTTTTaagatgcaaacacagacacgcactcaCAAAAATAGTTGAGCACTGAAACcacggctgctgcagccacaaccactgcagagctgtgtgtgtgtgtgtgtgtgtgtgtgtgtgtgtgtgtgtgtgtgtgtgtgtgtgtgtgtgtgtgtgtgtgcgctactCTACGCTTCTGTAGAGGAAAGCAGTGTGAAAGTTAAAGCTGCAGGGTGTTCGTCACTCAAGGGTCACTAAACACTTCTTCTCTTCAGTCAAAGGCCTTAAAACATTCACACCTTTTGCTCTGAAGCTCAGCACGTTTCCTAAAGGCACGTTGAGTAACTGTTTATAGTCTTTAGCGTCTACTGATGAAACGCGATCTTAATATAAGTTTGTTACACTTTAGCATGTGAACGAGATGAAACTACTTGAAATTAGAGGCTAGCATATAGCAGGCTAACATATAGTAGTAACAAATGTAACAAGAATCACAGTCAGAGAGGTTCCACTAAAGTTCAAATGatctaaaacattttttaaatattaaaataagtcTCATTCAAAGAACTTTGTCCTTCcttcttttactttttactcCATTGTCAAAGTCTGGGACTCACAAGACTACATCAGAAACGtagtgtatacacacacactgtgtataAGCAAGTGTTGGAACGACCGTTTAGCGGATGGAGACACAGTAGGAGTAAGGCAGAGATGAATTCTCACTCAGTGAACAACATAAGACGAAAtcaaccaaacaaaaataacaataaattaaaaaagtaCAAGCGGGCCACAGCCCCTTCCTgcaacagcctcctcctctccctttctctggTCATCCTCAACTCCTCACTGTGTTGCAGGCCCCAACTGCAAGCatgatgcaacacacacactatgtatatatatatatatatatatatatatatatatatatatatatatatatatatatatatatatatatatatatcccaATCCCAAAAATTTGTTTTACTAATAATATTGTcatctattttattattattatataatatataatattattatatgttataTAAGAATTCTTATACGTATATATTATATACGAATTCTTAtctgtatatattatattatattatattatattatattatattatattatattatattatattatattatattatattatattatataacacacacacacaaattaaattgaccttttttttactgcttaatgatgttctttttttcctcttccgcTGAGTACAACAGAAATTCATGATCTCTATGATGATATAAAATTATTCCTCCtacaaaaacttaaaaaaactatttgtaAGTATTATAACAGGAAAGTAAATAAGAGCTTATGTTGCAGATGAAGAATAACGAAGTGGTAGTGAAACTTTTTCAGCCAATTACAGTCaagccaactgaagagcaacaGAATTGATCATATCAATGTAGGTCACGAGCACTCATCTAAATCTTCAAGTTCAATGAAAGGCTATTGTGAAATCCTCATCCCTGGTGCAGGTATCAGCCTACACACCACAAAGCATCCACACATGCGAGTACTGTTGCAACACAACAGCGCTGTAGCAGCCTGCGGGGGTTTCAGACCTGCAGTAGGCCAGAGGGTGAtctgatgccccccccccccacctccccccataCGCACAAGTGCCTGAAGTTACTGAGGTGTCAGCACCAGCCACCGCGGCGGTAACAGGAGAGGCACGAGCGGGGggagctgaaggctgcagaggcGGCgtgggaggaagaaaagcacaCAGCACTTGTCTAAAGGTCAAAGTCCACCGTATGTGAGGTGGTGGAGCCGCTCAGAAGACCATAGTGATGTTTGTGCTCAGACAGCAGCAAAAGCCCACCACCAATAAACCACAAAGGCAGGGGCTGGCTCAGCGGAGAGGAGGTGAGAAGAACAACAAGGGAGGGTGCACTTGTACAACAAGCatgatgcaacacacacaaaacatggaGAACCACTTCATGGCAGCGGCCGCTGAAGCTTAATGACATCTAAGTGAAAGATTCCTGTCAACAGCGGCCTGAGCTGACTAATATCCTGCCGCACACAGTCAGGTACAGCCCCAGGACCGGCGCCGGCAGCCGCTCGGCCTCCGGCCTCAGGCGCTTTGGCACGAAACACAGTACAGTTGAATGTGCGAGTTTAGTTGAGTCACAAAGCAAATACAGTGGCTGAAATAAGCTGCGCACAAACAGCTCCACCCACGCGAGTCTTTGATAAACTGTCGCTAACAACACGCATGGAAACGATGTCACGTAGCGTGCGTGAACCAGCATTTGCTGATGGAGTAAATGAAGTGGACGGGAGCGCAGTCGGTTCCCACATTTTAAAGATGAAGACTTAGAGCCAACGCGTCACGCTGACGACATGAAACCGAGCAGGGAGATGATCCTGATCTCTGCTCCAGGATTGTTTTGGCAGTTTATACACTTGTCAATTTTGTTGTATCGACGGAACTTCAAACGACTCCTCAACCTCTTTTATCTGATCGCTCCTGCAGATACACACTACACAGGTCTGACATGAGAGGGCAGAAGGCAGGTTTTGACAAAAAGCAAGTTTCAGTGGTTTCTGTCGAAACCACCTCCATTCGAGCGAAAAATAAACCTCTTCAGTTCCTGCAACCATTTAGTGGTTTGGGTCGTAGCTGAGTGGGGCCGCGTGCACTAAATGACTGAACATTATAAATATCTCAGCATCAAGTTCGATAAATACTGTGACTAAAGGTTACAGCTGCATCTTCTCAGGCTGCAATCGTCAACATGACTTGAGTTTGGTTGAGCCTAAACCAAAAGGTTATCACAGATCTCATTGTCTAACCAATGATCTCTTCAGTGGTAACTCTTCTCCAAAATAATGCCCCCCCTTGTTTACATTTGAGCAGCAGGCAACAGCAAATCACAATCATAAAAGGAAAAGGCAGAAGTGCATCAGAGCCACCAACAGCTGACCACAACGTGCAGAAGCTGCACCATAAACTTCCAGCAGTGCTCGTCAGCATCCCTACGTTTAAGCAGACATGGAAGAAGGAGCGGCGCCGTTACAAACAAGGTTCAGGGAGAACATATCTGGTGCTTCAGCACTGCGGCTGAAGTGCGTTGTTTCCCCGTTCACACTGAATGAGGGAGGAAAAGTTGTGTTCTCATCAGTGTTTTGGTCAAATGTGGCCGTACTGAGATCATCAACCACAGCAGTGAAGCAACGCCAAAGGTGTTAGTTTGAGAGCGAGTGTGTTGTGTGAGAGCAAAACAGCTTCCAAATTTGGCAAAAAGATTACACATTTAAACCTTAAGTTTGTTGGCAAACTGGCTTCTTGACTGAAGGTTtggaaattaaaacaatataaaattattattattaatataaaaatataatatttaatagtaACACACAATGTCTTACAAAAAACAAGCCACAGTAGGAAAAAAGTACTTTCTTTACTGAACTTTATTTTTTATGCCATTTATTGTGTCTTTGTTATAACAGCACACACAAATGTCAACTGgctaaaacaatataaaacataagTTCCACATTTcttcaatatttatattatgtacATGCGCTCGTATGTTCAGAGGCCACATCTCAGGCTTTTGCTTACTCAAGTGCACTTTCCTCTTAACTCCGTGCCGAGAGGCCACTCCAATGAGGAGCCTTCAGCTTCACAGCTGCTCCATTTATACAGGTTTATGTTCATTTTTGAAGCACAGTGGGACAAAATCATCATTAAAAATGGCTGAATGGAGCTCGATAAAAGCATGGAAACCTCTCTTTTACACCATCTCATACTACATTTGGGAAGCAGATGATATTATTGCATGGACCTTCGTCAGTTGGATTCACGAAAAGAATCTTTTATCTTAATTCCACTGCACTAAAGTCAGGTTTAAGTTTAGCTCATCACCAGAACACTGATTTAGATTTAATGAGTTGCtctggattttattttttaaatgagtGACGAGAATGGAAATACTCAGAAGCAGAGGACGGCTCCTTCTGACTGCTTCGTCCGACTTTTTACCCTTATTCATGTAACACCACCTGTAACACTTGTGGAGGCACAATTTCTGCCAGACTATCGGTTTGGACATCAAATCTCATTTATACAGTGCTGTCAATACATAGCACGAGCTACAGTATTAATGGAAGAATGAGCGAGCTTAGCAAGGCTGACAGCAACATTTCAGAATCATCAGCtatgcatagaaatgcataatTATTTCTTAAACACAGGTAAAATTATGATTTCACAGAACTTCTGCTACTTCGAAAAGAGAAATAGGtaggaaacaataaaaacaaaggaaactgTAGTAGTAGGATAATACTCAAAACTGAATTCTTATTGGAGTGGTCCTTCAGGTAACACCTGCCTCCTGTTTGTAACATCAATCACGTCAGGCTGCTCAGGATGGGATGGAGGACAGCACTCACGTCTATGTGGGAGCAAACTTCTTGGCCTGTGCCCTGACCCGCTTCTCATAGTCCATCCTGTTCTGactgaaaaaaacagagcacagagaTTAAGACGCTTAATCACGAGTCTACTCATGCTGGACTTTTTATGACTAAGCCTGTTTCCAGAAACTGATGTTAAAGGTAATCAAAGCTGATCTAAAGTAGCTACATCCCTTAAAAAGGTATATATACACGATGTttctgaaaattaaaaaaacaaaaacaaaaaaacttacCAGTAAATTGTGTAAGCCTCTGCTTGTGCTGGGTCTTGAATGTTAGGCtcattcagcagctcctggatcCCCAACAGAATCTGAAAGCAGTTAATAATCCTCCATTCAGAGCTAAATAAttcttaatatttaataaagtaaacacTGGCTGCACTCTTAGGatccaaacaacacaaacactgctgcagTCAATCACAAGTTGAACCAAATGTTGAATttactaaaaataaatgtgtgagtGTTCATACCTGTTTGATAGTGATGGCTGGCCTCCAGTCTTTATCCTCCTCCAGGATGGACAGACATACGGTGCCTGATGGGTAAACGTTTGGGTGGAATATTGGTGGCTCAAACTTGCCTGCGTGGAAAAAATTCAAAAGACCAAAATAGGAAATGTTCAATTAAACATTAATTTTAATTACAAGCTACAACACAGGCATTGTAGAAAACAGTCACTCAATATTTCAAGAGGAATGTTTACCATCATCCTCTGCTCTAGCATCAGTTGATTTCAATTAATATAACGAAGGCAGCCATCACACCACGGAATCCTGGGAGAAATCCGTGAATATGCACCACATTGTTGACACTCATCAAACATTTAACAAGTCTACGTGAGCACCT
It encodes:
- the il2rb gene encoding LOW QUALITY PROTEIN: interleukin-2 receptor subunit beta (The sequence of the model RefSeq protein was modified relative to this genomic sequence to represent the inferred CDS: deleted 1 base in 1 codon); its protein translation is MELPCSLFLLLLQVSARAAHSHKGPRGLSCLNDFVSTVSCTWDGNPPPPAPGVDCWVTGRKTTWKLMERRTQIVITRSCKLRLHGSTPGCSFAFENEFNKMESMPNISMECNGTTVDAILHYKPLHHIRLNPPGLPTVNKSTNYTRIEWSPGSPLSVYIDIQNFEVQVAQEEQMWKEAKTLFTEHRMIEVPSAQMPGRWQVRVRVRYPRSQNGQWSSWSPAASWMGADADEPRVQDRFWVKWGLLLSAGLVVLPLIIYGGCAVVSFRRLKGNPVPSPSKYFHSLHSVHKGNLKKWLNPLSASDSFFTAEALDPISPVEVCESWHVPPPTSPSSSSTSALLHFQSYSDSDTSGVGDNFSSSSSSVFYNLGYFRSPSSGSSARTDPSAAYFTYEDDLHTFHNGRNLHVSLCPTSAAPPAYEVLKWQLQTPDSGFGMGPDEEEDKSDGRSVGVGAVGTEASADPAVWNPPPPPPALPLPHPPVLAHKPSDLQAAAADGGCAAWPVSGMCRSSSMPVEPCKTGYLTLKELQTTFSNKSI
- the LOC114860313 gene encoding SUMO-conjugating enzyme UBC9-like gives rise to the protein MSGIALSRLSQERKAWRKDHPFGFVAVPTKNPDGTMNLMNWECAIPGKKGTLWEGGLYKLRMLFKDDYPSSPPKCKFEPPIFHPNVYPSGTVCLSILEEDKDWRPAITIKQILLGIQELLNEPNIQDPAQAEAYTIYCQNRMDYEKRVRAQAKKFAPT